The DNA region CCGGGCCCGCAGTTGCTGGAAGGTCTCCGCGGCCATCTCCGGCAGCGGCTGGCGGACCGTGGTGAGCGGCGGTTCGAAGAGGTCGGCGAGGAGGATGTCGTCGAAGCCGACCACGGAGACGTCCTGTCCGGCGCTGTGCCCGGCATCCTTGGCCCCACGGCAGATCCCGATCGCGCACATGTCGTTGATGGCGACGAACGCGGTGGGCGGACGGGGGCCGCCGAGGAGCTCCCTGGCGGCGTTGCGCCCCAGTTCGGCCGCGTCCTTGTCACCGAACTCGGTGGCGTCCGCGCCGGGCCAGACGATCGCGTCGTCCGGATCGAGGCCCGCCGACTCCAGTGCGGCCCGGAAGCCGCGCAGCCGCTCGCGGCGGTTGACGCTGTTGACCGAGCCGGAGACGAACGCCAGCCGACGGTGGCCGAGTTCGGTCAGATGACGGGTGGCGAGCTCGGCACCCATCGCGTTGTCGACACTGATGGAGGCCAGCGACGGCGGATCGCCCGCCTGCGCGGTGCGGTCGAAGGCGACCATCTTCAGTCCGCGGCTGAGCAGCGGCGTCATATGTTCGAGCGAGGGAAGCGAGGAGCAGAGCACCACTCCGCTCACCCCGTCGGCGAGCAACTCTTCGCCGTACTTGAGCTCGCGGGCCGGATCGCGCTCACTGTTGCAGAGCAGTACGTGATAGCCCTCGGCCAGCGCGATGGCCTCCAGCTCACGGGCGAGCGCCCCCCAGAACGGGTTGGCGACGGACGGCACGATGAGACCGATGACCTTGATGCGTCCGGTGCGCAGCATCCGGGCCGCACGGTTGGGCCGGTAGCTGAGCTGCTCGATCACCTGCTCCACGCGCGCCAGCGTGGCCGCCTGCATACGGTCCGTACGCCCATTGAGGACGTTGGAGACCGTGCTCGCGGAGACCCCCGCGGCCTCCGCGACCTGATGGATCGTTACCCCGCTCATGCCACCTCCGGTTCGGAACGCGTCTGACCCTAGCAGTGTATCGATTTACTTAACTCTGTTGACCGGTACACCCGTTAACATTCCCGAAAATTCATGTGCATCAGCTGTTGACGTCCCTCCGACAGCGTTCCTAGCATCAGTGCATCGATTTACCAGCGCTTCTCAGCCATGGCCGGGATGCCATCGCTGGATCGATCCACAGTCTCCACCTCAAAAGGGGTGTCCCATGGAACTCAAAAGACGGTCGCTGCTTGCTGCCATCGGCGCCGGCACCGCTGCCGCCGCCCTCAGTGCGTGCGGCACCGGCACTTCGGCGGGCGGTTCCGCCGACGGCCCCGCCGAGGGTGAGATCACTCTGCTCACCCCGATCTACGAAGGCGCCGACGGCAAGACGCTGTTGGAGAAGGAGATACTCGGCGGGTTCCGGAAGAAGTATCCGGACGTCAAGGTGAACGTGGACTACACCACGTACGACCAGCTCAACGAGAAGATCACCACAGGGCTCGCAGGCGGTCTGCTGCCCGACGTGCTGATGATGGGCGTGGGCTGGATCCCGCCGTTCGCCGCGAAGAAGGCGATCGCCGAGCTGCCGGAGAAGTTCGCCACCGCGCACGACTACGAGAAGCGGGTCCTGGAGCCGTCCCGGTACGACGGCAAGCTGTACGCGCTGCCGGTCGTCCTCGACACCCGCATCGTCGTCTACCGCAAGGACCACTTCGCCGAGGCCGGCATCAAGAAGACCCCGGCGAACTGGGCCGAACTACGCGCCGTGGCCAAGCAGCTGACCAAGGACGGCCGGTTCGGATTCGACCCGTTCTCCATCCATCTGCGCCAGTGCTGGGAGACCTTCCTCTTCGCCAACGGCGGCCAGCTGTTCAGCGCGGACGGCAAGAAGGTGCTGTTCACCGACGCCCGCGGGGTCGAGGCGCTGCAGTTCTTCAAGGACCTGATCAAGGACGGCTCCGCCGACTACGCCAAGAAGACGGACCTCGGGGCCCCGACCAACGTACAGACCGGCAAGGCGTCGATGATGATGACGAGCAGTGCCCTGTGGAAGCAGGTCGGGGAACAGAATCCGGAACTCCTCAAGGACGACAAGCTCGGGGCGTTCATCCTCGCCAACCGCAAGCCCGCGATGCTCCAGGGCGGCACGCTCGTCACCCAGTCCGCCAGTTCCAAGCACCCGGCAGCGGCCCGTGCGCTCGTCGAGTACCTCGCGACGCCCGAGTCCATCCTCGGTGCGGCCAAGCAGCGAGGATCGGTGCCCGGGCTGAAGGATCTCAGCGACTCCAGCTATGTGAAGGAGAACAAGTTCGTCGATCTCTCCCTGCAGAGCATGGGTGACGCGTGTTCGGAGGGCGGCACCGCTGCCTGGATGGAGATCCGCGAAAAGATCAAGCCCACGCTGGAGCCCGCCATCGTGGGCAGCCAGTCCGCGAAGGACGCCATCGCGGAACTCGGCCGGCTCGCCGAGGCCGCCATCGGCCGGATGTAAGGACCCGTCACTGTGGGAGCGACATCCGTATTGAAGGCGAGGCCCACGCGGCCGCCTTCCCCGACCGGGCACCCGGTCGTGAAGAAACGCACCGGCCGGGCACCCACCGGCCCGGGGCGCCGCAGGCAACGCGCCGGCATGCTGATGGTGGCGCCCGCGCTGCTGCATGCCTCGCTCTGGATCGGCCTGCCTGTCGTCGCGTCGGTGGTTCTGGCCTTCACGAAGTACGACGTGCTGACGGCGCCGCAGTTCGTGGGCCTGGACAACTTCCGGGACATGCTGGACGACGCAGTGTTCCGCAAGTCCATCGTCAACACCGTCGTCTACACCTTCTTCACCGTGCCGTTCGGCATGATGCTGGGGCTGCTCGTGGCCCTGGCGCTGCACACCGGGCTGAAGGCACGAGGCATCTTCCGTACCGCGGTCTTCATTCCCCAGGTGACGGCGACCGTCGCGATCGCCCTGGTCTGGCTGTGGATCTACAACCCGGGCAACGGGCTGCTGAACACGCTCCTGTCGTTCCTCGGGATCCAAGGCCCGGCCTGGCTGTCGTCGACATCGTGGGCGATGCCGTCGGTGATCCTGGTCGGCATCTGGCAGGGCATCGGCATGAAGATGCTCATCTACTTGGCCGCGCTGCAGTCCCTGCCGAAGGAACTGTACGAGGCGGCTTCGGTGGACGGCGCGTCCAAGGTGCGCCAGTTCTTCTCGATCACTCTGCCGCTGCTGAAACCCGCGACGTTCTTCGTCCTCATCACGTCGATGATCAGCGCGTTCCAGTCCTTCGACCAGATCTACATCCTGACCGACGGCGGCCCGGGCAACAGCACCACGATGATGACGTTCGAGATCTACAAGTCCGCCTTCCGGGAGTTCCGCATCGGCTACGCCTCCGCGCAGTCACTGGTGCTGTTCGTGCTGCTGATGGGCTTCACCCTGGTCAACCGGCGGATCATGGGAGGCACCCGTGGCCACAACTGAGCTTCACAGGCCCGGGGTTGCGGAGAAGGACCGGCCCCGGACGAAGGGCAAGCCGCTCTCCGTCGGCCGGATCGCGCTCTATCTGACGCTCAGCGTCGTCTCGCTGCTGATGGTGGCACCGTTCGTCTGGATGGTCCTCACCTCGCTCAAGACCCCGGTGGAGATCGCCTCCCAGGACGCCGGGCTGCTGCCGGAACACTGGGAGTTCGGGAACTATGTCGACGCACTGAAGGCGGCGCCGTTCGCGACGTACGCGCGCAACAGCTTCATCATCGCGTTCAGTCACACCCTCATCAATGTGGTCGTGGCGTCGATGGCCGGGTACTCGCTGGCGCGGATCAAGTTCCGGGGCAGCGAGGTCATCTTCTACCTCTTCATCGCCGCGCTGATGATCCCCACGTACACCAAGGTGCTGCCGGAGTTCCTGATCGTCCGCTTCATGCCGCTGGCCGGCGGGAACGACATCTTCGGCCAGGGCGGCAGCGGCTGGCTGGACTCCTGGTGGGCGCTCATCATTCCCGGCGCCGTCACTCCGTTCGCGGTCTTTCTCTTCCGCCAGTTCTATCTGGACCTTCCGGTGGAACTGGAGGAGGCGGCCAGGCTCGACGGTCTCGGCGAGTTCCGGATCTACGCCCGGATCATGACGCCGCAGGTCAAGCCCGCGCTCACCACCGTGGCGCTGCTGACCTTCGAGTCGTCGTGGAACAACTTCCTCTGGCCACTGCTGGTGACCCGTACGGACAGCCTGCGGGTGATCCAGGTGGGACTCTCCGTCTTCAAGACGGAGAACGGCCCCCAGTGGCACTTCCTGATGGCCGGCACCACGCTGGCCACCCTGCCCATGGTCATTCTCTTCCTCATCGGCCAGCGCTACTTCGTGCAGGGCTTCGCGACCGCCGGCCTCAAGTGACCGGCACCGGTCCCGACGACCGTTTTTCCTCGAAAGGTACTTACTCCATGTCTGCTGATCTCAACGGCTCCCGCGCACTGGTGACAGGGGCGGGCCACGGAATCGGCCGTGCCATCGCCGTCGCGCTCGCCGAGGCCGGCGCCGACGTCGCCGTCCACTACCACTCCTCCGCCGACGAGGCCGCGAAGACGGTCTCCGCGATCGAGGCGCTGGGCCGCCGGGCGAAGGCGTTCAAGGCCGATGTCACGGTGACCGGCGACGTGGACCGGCTCGTCGACGAGGCGACCGGCTTCCTCGGCGGCCTGGACGTCCTGGTCTGCAACGCGGGTCATCTGATCGGCCGGGCCACCATCGCCGAGATGTCCGACGACCACTTCGACCAGGTCCTCTCCACCAATCTGACGTCCACGTTCCGCACCGTGCGCGCCGCGCTGCCGCACCTGAAGCAGTCGTCGGCAGGCCGCATCATCACGATGTCCTCGCTGGCCGCGCACAACGGCGGCGGCCCCGGCTCGGTGGCCTACGCGGCGGCCAAGGCCGGTGTGCGCGGTTTCACCAAGGGTCTGGCCAAGGAGCTCGGCGGTACGGGCATCACCGTCAACACCGTCGCTCCCGGCTTCATCAAGGGCACCGCCTTCCACGACACGTTCACCGCGCCCGAGGCGCAGCAGGCGATGGAAGCGGGCATCCCCGTCGGCCGGGCCGGCACCCCCGAGGACGTCGCCGCCGCGGTCGTCCACCTGGCGTCGCCGTCGTCCGGCTTCCTCACCGCCACCACCGTGGACATCGACGGTGGCGTGTGGCCGCGTTGAGGCGGATCGCCCGGGAGCGGGGCGGCTGGTGGCACGCGTACGTCTGCCCGGCGCACGGCGTGGAGCTCGACCACGGCGATCTGCTCGCCGGGGTGTTCCCCGAGGGCGGTGCGCGTTGTGCGTACGGCTGCCGGGTGGACGACGAGGCGGTGCGCGGCGCCTGGCTGGTGCTCTCGCACCAGGCGTGGGCGCGGCACCTGCGGGTGCTGGCCCACCGCAAGGAGCGCGCGGAGTCCGTGTCGCGGCTCGTGGAGTACGCGGGGCTGTACGCGTCGCTGGCCACCGAGCGGCACGGCGAGGCCCAGTCCTGGATGCTGCGCGGCAGGCTCTTCCACCAGGCGCTGACCGATGCCATCTGGGCGGTGAACGTCGGGCACGCCGTGATCACGCTCGCCGAGCACTCGACCGAGGACCTGGCCCCGGTGCTTCCGTTGCTGGACGCGCTGGAGCAGGCCGCTCTCGACGCCCGGGACGTGCTCACCGGCCAGGGCCACCTCGCCTCCAACTACACCGCGTGGCTCAACGCGGCCGGTGTGGCGGCGAGCCGGGGGGCCGCGGCGGCTCGTGGCAGCGAGTGGGAGGGCGCCGGGCAGTGGCTGGAGGGCGAGCACGGGCTGTACGCGCATCTGCGGGTCGCGGTCGCCGATGACGGCTGGGAGTGGGAGGGCAGCACCTACTACCACGGGTTCGTGCTGCGGGCCGCGCTGCTGGCGCTGCGGGGCACCGACCCCGCGGCGGTTCCGTCCGATGTGGTGGGTGTGCTGGCCGGGATGACGGATGTGCTGGCGGCGATCGCCACGCCGGGCGGCATCCTGCCGGCGCTGCACGACGGCCCGTATCTGCGTGGTCCGCTCGCCCTGGAGTGGCTCGAACTCGTCGCGCTTGCCCAGCAGTTGGTGCCGTCACCGGCGCTGGAGGCGGTGGCCGGGCGGGCCCGGGCCGAGCTCGGCGCGCACGACGACGGGCTCGACCGGGAGCTGGACGGCTGGTTCGCCGGTCCGCCGCTGCCGCAGCGCCCGGCGCCCGGTCCGGTCACGGTGTTCCCGACCGCCGGGTACGCGGTGCTGCACCACGCGGGCGTCCACGCGCTGCTGGACTTCGGTCCGCACGGCGGCTCCCACGGCCATCGCGACAAGTTGTCGCTGTATCTGTACGGCGACACCACTCCGTGGCAGCCCGATCCCGGTCAAGTGCCCTACGCACACGCAGAGTTCCGCGATCTGTACGCATCGACGGAGGCCCATCCGGCGTTCCGGGTGAACGGCGCCGAACAGGCCGAGTGCACCGGGCGGCTGCTCGGCTCGGACGGTTCGTCCGTCACCGCCGAGGTGACGACCGCGTACGAGGGTGTGCGTGCGGTGCGGCAAGTGGTGCTCGGTGACAGCTATCTGGTCGATCTGCTGACGGTGCGTGCCGAGGACGAGCGGCGCCTCACCGCGCAGCTCCGTCCCGGTGTCGCCCTGGACGTCCAGCTCCAGGCCTCGGGCGAGGTCCGCACCACCTGGTACGGCGACGAGACCCTGCACGGCTGGCACACCCACACCCCCGGCGCGACCGTGCGTCCGCTCTCCCGGCCGGGCCCGGGCGCGGCCGACGATCCGCAGCGCGTGCGCACCCGGGTCGACTTCACCGCGCAGTCGGAGAAGGTCACCTTCGCCTCGGTGTACCAGGCGGCGTCGGCCGGGCCCGCCGTGGCCGACGTACGCCTGGACGGTGACGGGGTGCTGGCGGTCTCGCTGACCGACGGCAGCACCGCACGGTTCCGGACGGAGGACTGACCCTTGTTGCTCTCGGCGACCCCGCCGCCCGGCCCGCGCCCCGCGCAGCAGGTGCGGCTGTACGAGGAGGCAGCCCGCCACCGCGGGCTGACCCCGCCGCGTACGCACCCCCTGGCCAGCATCACGTGGCTCGGCCCGGCCGCCTCCAACCCGGCGCTGGCCTACCGGGTGAGCGGCGATCCGGCCCATCTGGCGGAGAGCCGGCGCTGGATCGAGGCCGCGGTGCGGCTGCCGCACTGGGGCAAGGCCCATATGCCGGACCACGATCTGGACGCCGGCTGGCTGCTGCACCATCTGTCGCTCGCCTACCGGTGGATCGGCGACGAGCTCCCGGACGGGGTGCGGGCGCTGCTGCGGTACAAACTGCTGCTCCAGGGGCGGCGGATGTACGAGTTCGCGGTGGCGAGCGAGGGCCGCTGGTGGTCGTCCTCGTACTGGCAGAACCACAACTGGATCTGTTACGCGGGTCTGGCTACGGCCGGCTATGTGCTGGGCAAGGAGGCGTGGACCGAGCGTGCCAAGGACAACCTCGGCACGGTCCTCGATCTGATGCCGGACGACGGTTCGCACGCCGAAGGGGTCGTCTACTGGCGCTACGGCGTGCCGTTCCTCGCCATCCATCTGGATCTCCTCCAGGAGGCGGAGGGCATCGACTGGTGGGGGCGGGGCGGCTTCCTCTCGCACACCTTCCGCTACCGGATGCACCAGTTGGCTCCCGGCTTCGCGTTCAACGTCGACCACGGCGACTGCCACGACCGGCGCAGCGGACACAGCGCCGGCCTGTACTACCGTCTCGCGGCGCAGTACGGGATTCCTCAGGCGCAGTGGCTGGGCGATCTCGCCTCGGGTGAACTGCTGTGGCAGGAGGCGGCGGAGAGCGGGGTACGGCCGGGGATCCTGCCGGAGGCGTATCTCGAATACCTCTGGTACGACCCGTCCGTGGCCGCCGCCCGGCCCACCGAGACACGGGCGTTCTTCCCGGATCTCGGCCTCCTCGCGGCCCGCACCGGATGGGACGACGACGCCACGCTCGTCTCGTTCAAGGCAAGCCCCGGCGGTGGCCACAAGGCGTGGGAGACCTCCGCGAAGCACCAGGCGGAACTGGGCTGGGAGACCCTCAACCAGGGTCACCACCACCCCGATTCGGGCTCGTTCGTAATGGTCTCGCAGGGTGCGTTCCTCGCGGTCGACGAGGGTTACAGCAACCGCAAGCGGGCCGCGCACCACAATCTGCTCCTGGTGGACGGTCAGGGGTACGCGGACGAGGACCGTTACCACGTCTACAAGGACATCCCGTACGAGCGGCAGGCCCGGCAGCGCGATGTGCTCGCCGGTCCCGACTGCGGCTGGGCGCACGCCACGGCCGAGATCGCCGCGATGTACGACCCCGCGCTCGGGGTGCGGCGGCTGGACCGGACGCTGGTGTTCACCCCGTCGGGACGGCTCGTGCTGCTGGATCTCGCCGAGGCCGACGCGGAGCGGGAGTGGACGTTCCTGCTCCAGACAGACCGGCCCACCGAGCCGCGGCCGGACGGCGGCCGGCTGATCCGGTCCGGGGCGGCCTCCGCCCTGGTGCGGCAGTTCGCGCCGCTCGACGCCACGGTCGTCTCGGAGGCCACCGAGGTCGAGGCCAATCCGACGTCGAGCACGCCGGAGCTGCGACTCACCCGCACGCTGCACACCCTGCGGGCGACGACCGCGCGCTCGGCGGAGGCGCTCTTCCTCACCGCGATCGTCCCGGACGCGGCACCGGCCTCGGTCGAGCAGGTCGTGTGCGCGCAGGGCCAGGGCGTCACCTTCGGCGAGGAGACCGTGCTCCTCTCCCCCGTCGCCCGTCGTATCCGTACCGCCGCGGTGTCGGCCGACGCGGCGGCGGTGCTGCTCGGGGCCGACGGCTCGGCCCCGTACGTGGTGGCGGCCACCCGGCTGGAGCTGGACGGCCGCGTGCTGCTCGATGTCCCGGAGCCGTACACAGGAAAGGTCGGCTGATCAACATGCAGGCAACCCTCTCGTCCGGCTGGCCGACGCTGCTGCGGCGGCTGGAGTTCGTGGCCTACCCGGCGGCCGCCGGGGCCGCCTTCACCGTGCTGTCGCTCGGTGTCGTGACCTGGCTTCCCGCGCTCGCCGCGATGGGGCATGCCCTGCAGCGGTGGCGGGCGGAGGGAGACAGCCGCTGCTTCACCAACACGTTCGCCGCCTTCCCGCAGTATTGGCGGTCCCTGTGGCGCCACTCCCTGGCGTCCACCGCGGCGGGGATCGTCCTGGCCGCCAACATCGTCCATCTGCTGAGCCGTTCGGAGCCGTGGACGTTCGTGCTGCTCGCCGCGCAGGTGGGCATCGCGGCCGCGCTCGTCATCCATCATGTGGCGCTCGCGGCCGAAGCAGGCCGGTCCCCGCACGGAACGGTCCGCACCTGGTCGCGCGGTGCGCTGGCCCTCGGCTTCGGGTCGGCGGCCCGTGGCACCGCACTGCTCGGCGCGGTGATCTCCGCCGCGCTGCTCTCCCTCGTCGTACCGCTGGGTCCCCTGCTCCTCGGCCCCAGCATCCCCGTACTGCTCGCTCTGTCCTTCGCAGACCCCAGGAGGCACACCTCATGAGCCGTGTACTACGCACCACACTCGTCGCGGCGCTCGCCGCGGGCGCCCCGCTGGCCTTCCCCCCGACTTCGGTGGCCGCCGAGGCTGCCACCGCGTACTACGTGTCGCCGTCCGGCAGCGACTCCAACGCCGGTACGTCGGCCGGCGCCCCGCTCGCCACGATCCAGAAGGCGGTCGACCTGGCGCCGACGGGCGCGGTGGTGAACCTCGCCGCCGGTACGTACAAGCAGGACGTCGTGACCAAGCGCGCCGGAGTCACCATCACCGGCCCGTCGAACGCCGTGGTGAAGGGGGCCGGCGACGCCCGGATCATCCAGGTGCAGCACGACTCGACGACGCTCAGCGGTTTCACCGTGGACGGGCTGCACGGGTCGTCCACCGATGTGTCGGGGTACCGCCTCAAGCTCGTCTATGTCATGAGCACGACTCCCGGTAACGGTGTGGGCGACCTGCGCATCACCGGGATGACGCTGAAGAACGCCGCCGACGAGTGCCTGCGGGTGCGCTATCTGGTGACCGGCGCCGACATCTCCGACAACACGATCACCAACTGCGGGGTCGCCGACTTCAAGTTCGGCGGCGGCGGCAAGAACGGCGAGGGCATCTACCTCGGCACGGCCCCCGAGCAGCAGGGGGCGAACGGCGCCCCGGACGCGGCGCCCGACATCAGCAAGAACAACCGCATCCATCACAACACCATCGCCACGCAGGGCAACGAGTGCGTCGATGTGAAGGAGAACTCGACCAACAACTACGTCGAGTACAACGACTGCAGCGGCCAGAAGGACTCCAGCTCCGGCGGCCTGGACGCACGCGGCAGCGGCAACATCTTCCGCTACAACACCATTCACGGCAACGTCGGCGCGGGCATCCGGCTCGGCGGTGACACCGCGACCGATGGCATCAACACCAGTATTTACGGCAACACCATCACCGGGAACGCGGGCGGTGGCATCAAGTTCATGCGCACCCCGCAAGGTCCGGTGTGCACCAACACCATGAGCGGCAACACCGGTGGCGACGCGGTCGGCACCTACGGCAGCGAGTACAACCCGACGGGTGCGTGCCCCCAGTGAGCGGGCGGGGACCCGCGAGACGCGGGGTACTGACGGCGGCGGCCGGTCTGGCGGCGGTCGCGGCCACGGCGCCGGGGGCGCAGGCGGCCGAATCGTCGAGCGGCGGAGCGGGCCGGTCGCGCTGGACGACATCCTGGTCCACCGCGCAGACAGCGCCCACCGCCACGGACACGGTGGCGAGCGCCGGCCTGACCGACGGCACATGCATCGCGAACGTGCGGCTGTCCGCGGGCGGAGCCGTCCGGCTGCGCTACGGGCACGCCTTCGGCACGGTCCCGGTCCTCATCGGCCCGGTGACGGCGGGCGGCCTGCCGGTGACATTCGGCGGGCGGAGCCAGGCGTGGATCGCCGCGGGCGCCTCGCTGACCAGTGACCCGGTCGCCGGACTGCGTGCCGCCGAGGCCGCGCGGCTGACGGTGGAGACCCGGCTCCCCGGTCCCACCGGGCCGCTGTCCTTCCACCGCAACACCCATGCCTCGCACTCCGTCGACGGCGTGCGCACCACCTCCGTGTTCCTGCTGACGGGCGTCGAGGTGACGGGCGCGCACGGGCCGGTGGTCGCGGTACTGGGCGACTCCATCACGGAGGGCGTCGGCACCCCCGACGACGCCGATCTGCGCTGGCCCGACCAGCTGGCCAGGCGGCTTCCCGGTTCGGCCGTCGCCAATCTCGGCATCAGCGGCAACCGGCTGCTGCTGGACGACGCCCGGTTCGGGCCGGGCGGGCAGGCGCGGTTCGACCGCGATGTGCTGTCGCTGCCCGGGCTGCGCACCGTACTCGTCCATCTCGGCGTCAACGATCTCCAGCAGCCGCCGAGCCAGACCGATCCGGCGCGCGTCCTGGCCGGGTACCGGCAGCTGGTGCTGCGCGCCCGCAGCGCCGGGCTGCGGGTGGTCGGCGCGACCATCGCCCCGTTCGGCGGCTGGACCCGCTGGACACCCGAGCTCGAAGCGGTGCGGCAGCGGATCAACGCGGCGGTGCGCACCGGCCGGGTCTTCGACGCCGTCGTCGACTTCGACGCGGCACTGCGCGACCCGGAACGTCCGTCCCTGATGCTGCCCACGTACGACAGCAGCGACGGACTCCACCCCAACCCTTCCGGCCATGCCTCGCTGGCAGCGGCCGTCGACCGCCGACACCTCCTGTGAGGGCCGCATGACGAACCCAGGCACCACTCCGGGCACCACCCGACGCACCGTTCTCGCCAGTGCTGCGGCTCTCGGCGCGGCCGCCGCGCTGCCGCTGACGCTCAACGCCGCAGGCACCGCGCACGCGGCGACGGCCACCGTCGTCGACAACGCCGCCTCCCTGCGCGCCCGCTGGCACACACTGCTCACCGGCGGCCCCGGCCTCGACCTGACGGACCCGCAGATCGCCGCGGCCGTGGCCAGGATCGGCAAGGCCGCGACCACCTCGGTCAAAGGCCTCGACCCGGCCCGGACCGACGGGCTGTTCCCCGATCTGACCAGCACCGCGCTCTCCAACCACGTGA from Streptomyces sp. NBC_01591 includes:
- a CDS encoding heparinase II/III domain-containing protein: MAALRRIARERGGWWHAYVCPAHGVELDHGDLLAGVFPEGGARCAYGCRVDDEAVRGAWLVLSHQAWARHLRVLAHRKERAESVSRLVEYAGLYASLATERHGEAQSWMLRGRLFHQALTDAIWAVNVGHAVITLAEHSTEDLAPVLPLLDALEQAALDARDVLTGQGHLASNYTAWLNAAGVAASRGAAAARGSEWEGAGQWLEGEHGLYAHLRVAVADDGWEWEGSTYYHGFVLRAALLALRGTDPAAVPSDVVGVLAGMTDVLAAIATPGGILPALHDGPYLRGPLALEWLELVALAQQLVPSPALEAVAGRARAELGAHDDGLDRELDGWFAGPPLPQRPAPGPVTVFPTAGYAVLHHAGVHALLDFGPHGGSHGHRDKLSLYLYGDTTPWQPDPGQVPYAHAEFRDLYASTEAHPAFRVNGAEQAECTGRLLGSDGSSVTAEVTTAYEGVRAVRQVVLGDSYLVDLLTVRAEDERRLTAQLRPGVALDVQLQASGEVRTTWYGDETLHGWHTHTPGATVRPLSRPGPGAADDPQRVRTRVDFTAQSEKVTFASVYQAASAGPAVADVRLDGDGVLAVSLTDGSTARFRTED
- a CDS encoding SDR family NAD(P)-dependent oxidoreductase, with amino-acid sequence MSADLNGSRALVTGAGHGIGRAIAVALAEAGADVAVHYHSSADEAAKTVSAIEALGRRAKAFKADVTVTGDVDRLVDEATGFLGGLDVLVCNAGHLIGRATIAEMSDDHFDQVLSTNLTSTFRTVRAALPHLKQSSAGRIITMSSLAAHNGGGPGSVAYAAAKAGVRGFTKGLAKELGGTGITVNTVAPGFIKGTAFHDTFTAPEAQQAMEAGIPVGRAGTPEDVAAAVVHLASPSSGFLTATTVDIDGGVWPR
- a CDS encoding LacI family DNA-binding transcriptional regulator, which encodes MSGVTIHQVAEAAGVSASTVSNVLNGRTDRMQAATLARVEQVIEQLSYRPNRAARMLRTGRIKVIGLIVPSVANPFWGALARELEAIALAEGYHVLLCNSERDPARELKYGEELLADGVSGVVLCSSLPSLEHMTPLLSRGLKMVAFDRTAQAGDPPSLASISVDNAMGAELATRHLTELGHRRLAFVSGSVNSVNRRERLRGFRAALESAGLDPDDAIVWPGADATEFGDKDAAELGRNAARELLGGPRPPTAFVAINDMCAIGICRGAKDAGHSAGQDVSVVGFDDILLADLFEPPLTTVRQPLPEMAAETFQQLRARIDSAPAAGRSLLIRPRLIVRESTAPAPTGASAAIPAPGGPEQLIAGRTA
- a CDS encoding carbohydrate ABC transporter permease, whose translation is MATTELHRPGVAEKDRPRTKGKPLSVGRIALYLTLSVVSLLMVAPFVWMVLTSLKTPVEIASQDAGLLPEHWEFGNYVDALKAAPFATYARNSFIIAFSHTLINVVVASMAGYSLARIKFRGSEVIFYLFIAALMIPTYTKVLPEFLIVRFMPLAGGNDIFGQGGSGWLDSWWALIIPGAVTPFAVFLFRQFYLDLPVELEEAARLDGLGEFRIYARIMTPQVKPALTTVALLTFESSWNNFLWPLLVTRTDSLRVIQVGLSVFKTENGPQWHFLMAGTTLATLPMVILFLIGQRYFVQGFATAGLK
- a CDS encoding ABC transporter substrate-binding protein — protein: MELKRRSLLAAIGAGTAAAALSACGTGTSAGGSADGPAEGEITLLTPIYEGADGKTLLEKEILGGFRKKYPDVKVNVDYTTYDQLNEKITTGLAGGLLPDVLMMGVGWIPPFAAKKAIAELPEKFATAHDYEKRVLEPSRYDGKLYALPVVLDTRIVVYRKDHFAEAGIKKTPANWAELRAVAKQLTKDGRFGFDPFSIHLRQCWETFLFANGGQLFSADGKKVLFTDARGVEALQFFKDLIKDGSADYAKKTDLGAPTNVQTGKASMMMTSSALWKQVGEQNPELLKDDKLGAFILANRKPAMLQGGTLVTQSASSKHPAAARALVEYLATPESILGAAKQRGSVPGLKDLSDSSYVKENKFVDLSLQSMGDACSEGGTAAWMEIREKIKPTLEPAIVGSQSAKDAIAELGRLAEAAIGRM
- a CDS encoding DUF624 domain-containing protein; translation: MQATLSSGWPTLLRRLEFVAYPAAAGAAFTVLSLGVVTWLPALAAMGHALQRWRAEGDSRCFTNTFAAFPQYWRSLWRHSLASTAAGIVLAANIVHLLSRSEPWTFVLLAAQVGIAAALVIHHVALAAEAGRSPHGTVRTWSRGALALGFGSAARGTALLGAVISAALLSLVVPLGPLLLGPSIPVLLALSFADPRRHTS
- a CDS encoding SGNH/GDSL hydrolase family protein, coding for MSGRGPARRGVLTAAAGLAAVAATAPGAQAAESSSGGAGRSRWTTSWSTAQTAPTATDTVASAGLTDGTCIANVRLSAGGAVRLRYGHAFGTVPVLIGPVTAGGLPVTFGGRSQAWIAAGASLTSDPVAGLRAAEAARLTVETRLPGPTGPLSFHRNTHASHSVDGVRTTSVFLLTGVEVTGAHGPVVAVLGDSITEGVGTPDDADLRWPDQLARRLPGSAVANLGISGNRLLLDDARFGPGGQARFDRDVLSLPGLRTVLVHLGVNDLQQPPSQTDPARVLAGYRQLVLRARSAGLRVVGATIAPFGGWTRWTPELEAVRQRINAAVRTGRVFDAVVDFDAALRDPERPSLMLPTYDSSDGLHPNPSGHASLAAAVDRRHLL
- a CDS encoding right-handed parallel beta-helix repeat-containing protein, which encodes MSRVLRTTLVAALAAGAPLAFPPTSVAAEAATAYYVSPSGSDSNAGTSAGAPLATIQKAVDLAPTGAVVNLAAGTYKQDVVTKRAGVTITGPSNAVVKGAGDARIIQVQHDSTTLSGFTVDGLHGSSTDVSGYRLKLVYVMSTTPGNGVGDLRITGMTLKNAADECLRVRYLVTGADISDNTITNCGVADFKFGGGGKNGEGIYLGTAPEQQGANGAPDAAPDISKNNRIHHNTIATQGNECVDVKENSTNNYVEYNDCSGQKDSSSGGLDARGSGNIFRYNTIHGNVGAGIRLGGDTATDGINTSIYGNTITGNAGGGIKFMRTPQGPVCTNTMSGNTGGDAVGTYGSEYNPTGACPQ
- a CDS encoding carbohydrate ABC transporter permease; amino-acid sequence: MKKRTGRAPTGPGRRRQRAGMLMVAPALLHASLWIGLPVVASVVLAFTKYDVLTAPQFVGLDNFRDMLDDAVFRKSIVNTVVYTFFTVPFGMMLGLLVALALHTGLKARGIFRTAVFIPQVTATVAIALVWLWIYNPGNGLLNTLLSFLGIQGPAWLSSTSWAMPSVILVGIWQGIGMKMLIYLAALQSLPKELYEAASVDGASKVRQFFSITLPLLKPATFFVLITSMISAFQSFDQIYILTDGGPGNSTTMMTFEIYKSAFREFRIGYASAQSLVLFVLLMGFTLVNRRIMGGTRGHN